In a single window of the Vibrio celticus genome:
- the dgcA gene encoding N-acetyl-D-Glu racemase DgcA, which produces MKITAEPITISMQTPFRISRGSRTECHVVRVYIEHDGKRAQGECTPYPRYGESSESVLAQIQQASSALEAMFQRGVTDPAELRDHLQSLLTGGAARNAIDCALWDFEAQQNDQTFPNSLFELPAQIVTAMTVSIGTPEAMATQARDYVANGAKLLKVKLDGEQVVERVRAVREAAVDVQIVLDANEAWTGLNLEELFNQLTEFDIAMIEQPLPQQHDASLVHIKHPIPLCADESCHTTSQLSSLLGKYEMVNIKLDKTGGLTEALILAEEAQRLGFTLMSGCMLGTSLAMRAALPIAVQSEIVDLDGPVLLGQDVAPALTYRDGMIIL; this is translated from the coding sequence ATGAAGATTACAGCAGAACCCATTACTATCTCGATGCAAACGCCTTTTCGCATCTCTCGTGGCAGTCGAACTGAGTGCCACGTTGTTCGTGTTTACATTGAACATGATGGCAAACGAGCTCAGGGCGAATGCACGCCTTACCCACGATACGGTGAGTCATCGGAGTCTGTGTTAGCGCAAATCCAACAAGCGTCTAGCGCACTTGAAGCTATGTTTCAACGAGGCGTTACCGATCCGGCAGAGCTAAGAGATCATCTTCAGTCTTTATTGACCGGAGGGGCAGCGCGAAATGCGATCGATTGTGCGCTTTGGGATTTTGAAGCGCAGCAGAACGACCAGACCTTTCCTAATAGCTTGTTTGAGTTGCCTGCTCAAATCGTGACTGCAATGACCGTCTCGATTGGCACACCAGAAGCGATGGCGACTCAGGCTCGAGACTATGTCGCGAATGGTGCGAAACTTCTGAAAGTGAAGCTTGATGGTGAACAAGTAGTAGAGCGTGTGCGCGCGGTACGAGAAGCTGCGGTAGATGTTCAAATTGTATTGGATGCCAATGAAGCGTGGACAGGATTGAATCTCGAAGAGTTGTTTAATCAACTGACAGAATTTGATATTGCGATGATCGAGCAGCCGTTACCCCAACAGCACGATGCCTCATTGGTGCACATCAAGCACCCGATACCACTGTGTGCCGATGAAAGCTGTCATACCACTTCACAGCTCTCATCGCTGTTGGGTAAGTATGAAATGGTCAACATCAAACTCGATAAAACGGGCGGCCTGACTGAAGCATTGATACTTGCAGAAGAAGCACAAAGGCTCGGGTTTACTCTGATGTCGGGTTGTATGCTTGGCACTTCACTGGCCATGCGTGCAGCTCTGCCTATTGCGGTTCAATCTGAAATCGTCGACCTCGATGGCCCAGTCTTACTTGGTCAAGATGTAGCGCCAGCGCTGACTTATCGAGATGGGATGATTATTCTCTAA
- the dgcN gene encoding N-acetyltransferase DgcN, producing MSIAQPYLLFLGDVTDPLAAKTARGIHQWRPEICLGQLRLTDVTVSLGLTDMTLQEAQAQGTKTLVIGTANPGGVIPDSWQSTIMAAAEMGFEIASGMHQRLSEFSPLADMQQQGLTKLHDVRHFDGVLNVGNGKPRQGKRLLTVGTDCSVGKMFSALAIEKSLKQAGTSAQFKATGQTGILIEGCGISIDAVVADFISGAVEAISPDFTDHDWDIIEGQGSLFNPSFAGVSLGLLHGAQADALVLCHEVGRPHIRNLPHAQLPSIEQTIEANLQAARLTNPDAKLVGICLNTSAISIEEAETLCQEWTTLYQVPVTDPVRFRVQHITDHLRHSL from the coding sequence ATGTCTATCGCTCAACCTTACCTTCTTTTTCTTGGGGACGTTACTGACCCACTTGCCGCAAAAACAGCTCGCGGTATTCATCAATGGCGACCAGAAATTTGCCTAGGTCAGCTTCGTTTAACAGACGTTACCGTTTCACTTGGTTTAACGGATATGACCTTACAAGAGGCGCAAGCGCAGGGTACGAAGACGCTAGTGATTGGTACCGCAAATCCGGGTGGTGTTATTCCTGATTCTTGGCAGTCAACCATTATGGCCGCTGCAGAAATGGGATTTGAGATTGCATCTGGCATGCACCAACGATTGAGTGAATTTTCACCGCTTGCTGACATGCAGCAACAAGGATTGACTAAGCTTCATGATGTACGCCATTTTGACGGTGTTCTTAATGTTGGTAACGGAAAGCCTCGTCAAGGTAAGCGCCTGCTTACGGTCGGAACAGATTGCTCAGTAGGCAAAATGTTCTCGGCATTAGCGATTGAAAAATCGCTTAAACAAGCGGGAACATCTGCTCAGTTTAAAGCGACAGGGCAGACAGGTATCTTGATTGAAGGCTGCGGTATTTCGATTGATGCTGTGGTAGCGGATTTTATTTCCGGCGCAGTTGAAGCGATTAGCCCTGATTTTACCGACCACGATTGGGACATCATTGAAGGGCAGGGTTCTTTGTTCAACCCTTCGTTTGCAGGCGTGAGTTTGGGTCTTTTACATGGCGCACAAGCCGATGCCTTAGTGTTGTGCCATGAAGTCGGGCGACCACATATTCGTAACCTTCCTCATGCTCAATTACCAAGCATAGAACAGACGATTGAAGCCAACTTGCAAGCGGCGCGACTGACCAATCCAGACGCGAAGCTGGTGGGTATCTGCTTGAACACGTCGGCGATTAGCATTGAAGAGGCTGAGACATTGTGCCAAGAATGGACCACACTCTATCAAGTGCCGGTGACGGACCCTGTGCGCTTTCGTGTACAACACATTACTGATCATTTGCGACATTCACTTTAA